AATATTTCGGCACCTTTCTGCCATCCTCACTGGCGGTCACGCAGCATCACTTTTTCGAGAAAATTCGATGTCGTCCGAAGGGCTTTGAACCCGAATGAGGCGGCGTTATTTGATCTCCAGCAGAGATGCACTGGCACCCGGATGGGGGTCAGGAATTTGAAACTCAGCCAATGAGGATTCACAGATGAAAAAGATTACCCTTCTCAGCGGTGCGACCGCCATTCTGACGGCTCTGTCGGTTCCGGCCTTTGCCCAAACCGAAATCGCAACCGGTGCCGGCGCGACCGGCGTCGCAGACGTGAATGACGGTATCACGGATATCGAAGACGCCGTGGAAGACAGCTTCGAGCGTTCGGCCGATCCCGACCGTTTTGGCCCCTCGGACCGCCGTCAGGGTCTGTTCGGCAACATGTCCCTGAGCTATACCGGCCGTACCGGCAACACCGAGAATCAGGATTTCGCCCTGGCCGGCCGTCTTCAGCATAACCAGGCGCCTTTCGCGCAGAGCATCGGTCTCGCGATCGAGTTCGGCGAGGATGACGATGGCAACAAGGACAAGGAAGAAGTCAGCGCGATCTATGACGCGCAGTACTACTTCAACGATCGCTTCTATGCCTTCGCCCTGGGCCGCATCAATATCGACGGTCTGGTCGATGGCTATGACAACACCGATGAGAGTGTTCGCGATTTTGACGAGGATGACGATCTGCGCCGCGACGGCTTCCTCGGCTTCGGTCCGGGTTACCGCGTGATCAACACCGACACGACCACCTGGCGCGTTCAGGCCGGTGTCGGCGTTCGCTACACCCAGACTGGTCTGCAGCACCTGCAGGACGAGTCGGAAACCGAAGTCGGTTACATCGCCTCGTCGCGTGTCTATCACCGCTTCAACGAAACGGTGTTCGTGACCAACGATACCGACTACCTGACCTCGAGCGAGGGCGGAGACGTTCTGACCAACGAATTCGGCGTCAACTTCAAGATGTCGGATCAGCTGGCAACCCGTCTCAGCTACACCACCGAGTACCAGTCGGATCGTGAAATCCGCACCGACAACACGCTTGGTGTTGCGGTCGTTTACGGCTTCTGATCCGTTCCCTCTGATCAGTAGTCTCTCTGGGAAGGGCGGGTGCAAACCCGTCCTTCTTTTTTGTTTGACCGGAATAATGAAAACCCCGCCACGCATCACAGACGGGGCGGGGTATCTGGTGGCGGGAACCGCAGCGACCGCGGCAGCTTGAGATTTCCCGAAAGCCTGAACGATCAGGTGGGCGCCAGATAACGAGACCAAGGCCCCGACAGAGCCAGCTCCCTCGGAAAAATTATAGGCCAGTGGAAAAATGGCCGCTCGCGAGAAGAACAGAAGCCCGCCAAGACGGACAGATAAGCCGTGGCGGACCGGCTTTCAAGCGGCGCGGGCATAAAAGCTATGGAACGGGCGACTTGTCAGATGTTTCTGTTTCGTTCTATATCTACTCATATGGAACACACTTTGCCTTCCTTGCCGGGGCAACGACTGGCTCGCGGCGTCGCGCGGCTGTTGCGCAGCATGGATCATGCGGTGCTGACCGAATTCGTGCCGATACGGGGTTTGCGTGTCGATGTGATCAGCCTTGGCCCAAAGGGGGAGCTGTGGATCGTCGAATGCAAGAGCAGCCGGGCGGATTTCTCGAGTGATCGGAAATGGCAGGGCTACCTGGAATGGTGCGATCGATATTTCTGGGCGGTGGATGCGGATTTCCCGACCGACCTGCTGCCCGCGGATCATGGATTGATCCTCGCCGATCCCTATGATGCCGAAATCCAGCGCATGGCCCCCGAGACGCGCCTTGCCGGGGCGAGGCGCGCCAAGGTCACGCGTGATTTCGCACGGGCCGCGGCGCTACGATTGCAGGGCAGTATCGATCCTCAGCCATTCGCTTGAGGATATCAGCGATTTGGCCACAATGCCGCGTGGCGATTCACATCCTTGTAAAGCAGATAGCGGAACCGTCCCGGTCCCCCCGCATAGCAGGCCTGTGGGCAGAAGGCGCGCAGCCACATGAAATCGCCGGGTCCGACCTCGGCCCAATCGCGGTTGAGGCGATAGACGGCCTTGCCTTCCAGCACGAAGAGCCCGTGTTCCATCACATGGGTTTCGGCGAAGGGAATCGAGCCGCCGGGTTGGAATGTGACCACGGTGATATGCATGTCGTGGCGCAGATCGGCCGGGTCCATGAAGCGGGTCGTGGCCCAGGCCCCGTCGGTATCGGGCATGGGCGAGGGGGCGATATCCTGCTCCTGCGCGACGATCGGGTCGGGATGGTTGAGGCCATGGACAGGCTGCCAGCGCTTGCGCCACCAGTGGAACCCGGCCTCGCCGGTGGTGATATTGCGCAGCGACCATGCCGTTCCCGGCGGCACATAGGCGAAACCGCCCGGTGTCAGGTCATGGGCGGTGCCGTCGATGGTGACGCGCAAGCTGCCGCCGGTCACAAAGATCGCGTGCTGGATCTCGGGATCGTCATCGGGATGGTCGCTGCCGCCGCCCTCGGCCAGTTCCACGATATATTGACTGAAGGTCTCGGCAAAACCGGAAAGCGGGCGGGCAAGCACCCACATCCGCATTCCTTCCCATCCCGGCAGGTAGCTGGTGACGATATCGCGCATCACCGTGCGTGGGATGATCGCATAGGCATCGGTGAAGACAGCGGTATCGGTCGTCAGCCCGGCCTGTGGAGGCAGCCCCGCCACGGGACCGGCATAAGAGCCGGTCGGATGCGTGCTACGGGGCACGGAGGCGGGATCGCCGGTCGGAGCACCTTTTGGCGGCTGATCGCTCATTTCAGGACCTCCTTGAGCCGAAGTTCGGCGATACGCATGACCTGCGCCTCGGCCTCTCCGCGTTCGGTAGGGGTGTCGTTATCCGCCCGCGCCTGCATGGCGGCGAGGATGCCTGCCTTGTCATGGTCGCGCACGGCGATGATGAAGGGAAAACCGTGCTTGGCCGTGTAGGCGTCGTTCAGGCGGGTGAACTCCGTGCGCTCGGCATCGGTCAGCGCGTCCAGCCCGGCGCTGGCCTGTTCGGCGGTGCTCTCGGCGGTCAGGCGCTTTGCGGCGGCCAGCTTGCCCGCCAGGTCGGGATGGGCGGTCAGCACGCCAAGCCGTTCCTCGTCGCTGGCGGCACGGAAGACCTGAGCCATCCGGGCGGCAAGCCCCGCCGCGCTGTCATGCACGGCCCCCATTTCCCCATCCCAGACACGTTCCGCGATGAAGGGAGAGTGCTCGTAGATACCGCCGAAGGATTCGACGAAGGCGGCGCGGTCCATTTGCGAGGGGCGGGTGCGGTCCTGGTAGGGATGCACCTGCTTCCAGTGGCGCGCGATATCGAGGCGGGTCGCAAACCACACGCCCTCATGCGCACGGGCATGTTCGATGAAGCGGCGCACTGCCTCGGCCCGCCCGGGGCGTCCGGCCAACCGGCAATGCAGGCCGATGGACAGCATCTTGGGTGCGCCCTCGAGCCCTTCGCGATACAGGTTGTCAAATGCATCGCGCAGGTAGATGAAGAATTCCTCGCCATTGGTAAAGCCGCCATTGGCGAAACGCATGTCATTGGCGTCCAGCGTATAGGGCACCATCAGCTGCGGCTTGCCCTTATGGATATGCCAGAAGGGCAGTTCGTCGGCATAGGTGTCGGCAAGATACTCGAACCCGCCTTCTTCACAACCAAGCGCCACCGTGTTCATCGAGGCGCGGCCCTGGTAGAATCCCAGGGGACGGCTGCCGGTGACCTCGGTATGGATGCGGACCGCCTCGGCGATATGCTCGGCCTCGGTCTCGCGCGAGACATCCTTGTATTCGATCCATTTATAGCCATGGGTGGCCATTTCCCACCCGGCATCCATCATGGCACGGGTCTGTTCGGGGCTGCGCTGCAGGGCAGTGGCGACGCCATAGACCGTGACGGGGATATCCTTGAGGATGCGGTGCAGGCGCCAGAACCCGGCGCGGGCGCCGTATTCATAGATCGTTTCCATGTTCCAGTGCCGCTGGCCGGGCCAGGGCTGTGCGCCGGGGATTTCCGACAGGAAGCCTTCCGAGGCGGCGTCGCCATGCTCGATGCTGTTCTCGCCGCCTTCCTCGTAATTGACGACGATCTGGATGGCGATTCTCGCGCCTCCGGGCCATTGCGGATCCGGGGTGTTTTCGCCATATCCTCGCATGTCGCGGCTGTAGCGCATCGTGCCTGTCCTCCGGTTGGCTCATCAGTCTACAACAAACATCGCGGGGCATGGCCCGGCAAGCGGGCAAGAGTGAAATTCTGTATCAATGAAACGGCGAAGATCGGTTGCGGTTTCAATCCAGCATTGAAAGACTTCCGGTTTCGGGCAGATTGCAGGACGGATCGCGACACCAATAAGCTGCGGCATGGCGGCCTCGCTGGCCGCGCGGAGGGAGAATTCATGGAACGTTACTTCAAGCTGGCCGAGCATGGCAGCAGTATCAGGACCGAGGTGATCGCAGGCGTGACCACCTTCCTGACAATGGCCTATATTATTTTCGTCAATCCCGACATCCTGTCCTCGACCGGCATGGACCGGGACGCGGTCTTCGTGGCGACTTGCCTTGCGGCCGCAATCGGCTCGGCCATCATGGGGCTGTGGGCGAACTGGCCCATCGGCATGGCACCGGGAATGGGGCTGAACGCGTTTTTCGCCTTTACCGTCGTGGGGGCGATGGGCTTTACGTGGCAAGAGGCGCTCGGCGCGGTGTTCGTCAGCGGGATCATCTTCCTGATCCTGTCGGTGACGGGAATCCGTCGCTGGCTGATCTCGGGCATTCCGACCTCGATGCGCAGCGCGATTGCCGCCGGGATCGGCTTGTTCCTGGCGATCATCGCGATGAAATCGTCGGGGATTGTCGTGGCCAGCGATGCGACCTTCGTCATGCTTGGCGACCTGACCTCGACGGGGACGCTGCTGACGATTGCCGGCTTCTTCATTATCGCGGCACTGGATGCGCTCAAGGTTCCCGGATCGATCCTGATCGGCATCCTCGTCATTACCGTGGCGGCGATGCTGCTGGGCGTGACCCAGTTCAGCGGCGTGATGTCCGCACCGCCCTCTATCGCGCCGACTTTCATGCAGCTCGATCTGCTGGGCGCGCTGAGCTTCGGCATCTTCCACGTGATCCTGGTCATGGTGCTGGTCGAGGTATTCGATGCTACCGGGACCCTGATCGGTGTCGCCAAGCGCGGGGGGCTTCTGACCGAGGGGCCGACGCATAAGAACAAGAATCTCGGCCGTGCGCTGATGGCGGATTCATCGGCGATCCTGGCGGGCTCGATGCTGGGGACCTCTTCGACCACCGCCTATGCCGAAAGCGCCTCGGGCGTGCAGGCGGGTGGCCGGACCGGTCTGACGGCGCTGGTTGTCGCGGCATTATTCCTGCTGGCGATGTTCTTTGCGCCGCTTGCGGGCGCGGTGCCCGCTGTCGCGACCGCTCCGGCATTGCTCTACGTGGCGGCGTTGATGGTGCGGGAACTGACCGAGGTCGATTTCGACGACGTGACCGAGGCCGCGCCAGCCGTGCTGACCGCGATTGCCATGCCCTTCACCTATTCCATCGCCAACGGGCTGGCCTTTGGCTTTGTCAGCTACGCGGTGCTGAAGCTGTTGACCGGCCGTGCGCGCGAGGTTCACGCGGCGACATGGATCGTCGCCGCGCTGTTCGTGATCCGCTTCGCCTTCTTCCCCGAAGGGTAAGGGGCGCGTTCGCCTGACGGGAAATACGGGGGCTGAAAAGCCCCCGGAAACGTCTCAGCGAACCATGACGGCTTCGCGTGTTTCCATGATCCACGCAGCGACAACGGCAAAGAGCACATGGCCGATAAGCGCGACCCATGTGATTCCGGTAAAGCCCAGGAAGGGCGGGTTGCCCGCGACCAGATGCGCCATGATGTAAAGCGCAAAGACCCAGAGCACCACGCCATAGGCAAGAGCCGTCACGATCCATGGCAGGGCGGGCATGAGTTTCTGCTGGATGGGCCGGGCGATCAGATACCAGCCGAGCGGGTAGAAGATCAGTCCGGTGATGACATGCAGAAGATAGCCGAGCTCGGGGGACCTGAATCCGGTCAACACCTGGATAGTTTGGGTCGCCAGCGGCACCGGTGCCAGTTTCGACATGCCGATCAGGGGGCTGATCGCCTGACCATATGAATCGAAGGCAAGCGTGGCAAGCGCACCTGCGGCGAGTATCGTGAAGATATGAGATTCCGATTTTTGTTCGATCATGGGCTGTCCCGTTCATAAACGCGCGGCCGGGTAATTCGTGCCGACTGTTTGCTGATACGTTAATAAACGGCGATCTGTTACAGCCACGCCCCGAATGTCGCATCCGGGCGATGTCTTTTAGAGCGTGTTGCGCTCATCCGGATTCGATCCCTTCTTCTTCATCCAAATACCCCGGGGGGTCGCCGGGAGGTCGCGCCACTGGTTCGAGAGACCTGCCGACGACGGGGCAGCGCCCCCGGCCATCGCGGGACGCAAATGCCCGACATTTCCGAACCAACGCGACAGGCTCTAGGTATCGACAGTGCCTTGCAGCTTTCCGGCGCATCCTGGGACACAAGATTGTCGCCTTCGCCCGCCGAAAACGGATCGGCCATAGCCCAAGGCCGCCGATGTACTCGGGGCGGCCTCGGTCGGCAGTCGGGCAAAATGCAGGAAATGCGTGAAGGAGGTGTGATCGAAATCACCAGGCCAATCTCGCAATCGCAGGCGTTTGCCGCTTGAAACGACAGCAAAGCCCCTCCGAATTTCTCGTTGGGATGGTGGTAAGGCGGGCGCAATCCGCGCCCACCTTGTTTCAAAATGGTTCAGGCTTCGACGATTTCCACCACTTCGACGTCGAAGATCAGATCCTGGCCGGCCAACGGATGGTTGGCGTCGACCGTCACTTCCTCTTCGGTCAGATCAACGACAGTAAGGGCGATCTGGCCACCGTCCTGAGTCGTCGCCTGAAGGTTGGTGCCGAGGGAAAGCTCGAGATCCGGCGGAAGCGTTGTACGAGACACGGTCTGGATCTGGTTTTCGTCGCGCGGGCCATAGGCTTCGTCTGCGGGAATGGTGAGCGTTCCGCTCTCGCCCACAGCCATGCCCTCGATCTGGCGGTCGAGGCCTGGAATGATCTGGCCACCGCCGACCTTGAATTCCAGGGGTTCGCGCCCGGAGGAGGAATCGAACTGGGTGCCATCGGGCAGTCTGCCGGTATAGTGAATACGGACAACATCGCCGCTGCTTACTTGGCTCATGTCTATATCTCGATCGTTTTTGTGTGAGAAGAAGGTGGCGCAAGGACGCCACATGGGCGGCCGGGGGCGCGCCGGCGGTAAGGATGAGGGCAACGGCCTCATCATCCTTTCAACCCCAGCCTAGTGCGTTGTTCGACCAGATGCAAACCGATGGGCGGGAATTTCGGTTCACCCGTTTCCATGCGTCATCTGTGATCGAAACACGAGATTTGGCCGCTATGCGCCGGTTCCGCTTCACCATGAGGTCGCAGGTGTCCCGCCAACCGATCTTCCGCAGATGTCAGCCTTGCTCGTAAGGCGTCGGCAGGGGACGGCCCGCGAAATAGGCGTCGATATTGTCCAGCACCAGTTGTGCCATCGCGCGCCGCGCCTCTGTGGTGGCCGAGCCGATATGCGGGGCCAGAACGCAATTCGGCGCCTCCAGCAGGGAGGGCGGCACATTCGGCTCGTCATCGAAGACATCCAGCCCGGCACCGGCGATCTGGCCGGATTGCAGCGCATGCGCCAGCGCGGCGGTCTCGACCACCGGGCCGCGGGCGACATTGACCACGACCCCCCGAGGCCCGAGCG
This region of Paracoccus saliphilus genomic DNA includes:
- a CDS encoding DUF481 domain-containing protein, which codes for MKKITLLSGATAILTALSVPAFAQTEIATGAGATGVADVNDGITDIEDAVEDSFERSADPDRFGPSDRRQGLFGNMSLSYTGRTGNTENQDFALAGRLQHNQAPFAQSIGLAIEFGEDDDGNKDKEEVSAIYDAQYYFNDRFYAFALGRINIDGLVDGYDNTDESVRDFDEDDDLRRDGFLGFGPGYRVINTDTTTWRVQAGVGVRYTQTGLQHLQDESETEVGYIASSRVYHRFNETVFVTNDTDYLTSSEGGDVLTNEFGVNFKMSDQLATRLSYTTEYQSDREIRTDNTLGVAVVYGF
- a CDS encoding MmcB family DNA repair protein, encoding MEHTLPSLPGQRLARGVARLLRSMDHAVLTEFVPIRGLRVDVISLGPKGELWIVECKSSRADFSSDRKWQGYLEWCDRYFWAVDADFPTDLLPADHGLILADPYDAEIQRMAPETRLAGARRAKVTRDFARAAALRLQGSIDPQPFA
- a CDS encoding bifunctional allantoicase/(S)-ureidoglycine aminohydrolase, translating into MSDQPPKGAPTGDPASVPRSTHPTGSYAGPVAGLPPQAGLTTDTAVFTDAYAIIPRTVMRDIVTSYLPGWEGMRMWVLARPLSGFAETFSQYIVELAEGGGSDHPDDDPEIQHAIFVTGGSLRVTIDGTAHDLTPGGFAYVPPGTAWSLRNITTGEAGFHWWRKRWQPVHGLNHPDPIVAQEQDIAPSPMPDTDGAWATTRFMDPADLRHDMHITVVTFQPGGSIPFAETHVMEHGLFVLEGKAVYRLNRDWAEVGPGDFMWLRAFCPQACYAGGPGRFRYLLYKDVNRHAALWPNR
- the puuE gene encoding allantoinase PuuE, whose product is MRYSRDMRGYGENTPDPQWPGGARIAIQIVVNYEEGGENSIEHGDAASEGFLSEIPGAQPWPGQRHWNMETIYEYGARAGFWRLHRILKDIPVTVYGVATALQRSPEQTRAMMDAGWEMATHGYKWIEYKDVSRETEAEHIAEAVRIHTEVTGSRPLGFYQGRASMNTVALGCEEGGFEYLADTYADELPFWHIHKGKPQLMVPYTLDANDMRFANGGFTNGEEFFIYLRDAFDNLYREGLEGAPKMLSIGLHCRLAGRPGRAEAVRRFIEHARAHEGVWFATRLDIARHWKQVHPYQDRTRPSQMDRAAFVESFGGIYEHSPFIAERVWDGEMGAVHDSAAGLAARMAQVFRAASDEERLGVLTAHPDLAGKLAAAKRLTAESTAEQASAGLDALTDAERTEFTRLNDAYTAKHGFPFIIAVRDHDKAGILAAMQARADNDTPTERGEAEAQVMRIAELRLKEVLK
- a CDS encoding NCS2 family permease; this translates as MERYFKLAEHGSSIRTEVIAGVTTFLTMAYIIFVNPDILSSTGMDRDAVFVATCLAAAIGSAIMGLWANWPIGMAPGMGLNAFFAFTVVGAMGFTWQEALGAVFVSGIIFLILSVTGIRRWLISGIPTSMRSAIAAGIGLFLAIIAMKSSGIVVASDATFVMLGDLTSTGTLLTIAGFFIIAALDALKVPGSILIGILVITVAAMLLGVTQFSGVMSAPPSIAPTFMQLDLLGALSFGIFHVILVMVLVEVFDATGTLIGVAKRGGLLTEGPTHKNKNLGRALMADSSAILAGSMLGTSSTTAYAESASGVQAGGRTGLTALVVAALFLLAMFFAPLAGAVPAVATAPALLYVAALMVRELTEVDFDDVTEAAPAVLTAIAMPFTYSIANGLAFGFVSYAVLKLLTGRAREVHAATWIVAALFVIRFAFFPEG
- a CDS encoding FKBP-type peptidyl-prolyl cis-trans isomerase is translated as MSQVSSGDVVRIHYTGRLPDGTQFDSSSGREPLEFKVGGGQIIPGLDRQIEGMAVGESGTLTIPADEAYGPRDENQIQTVSRTTLPPDLELSLGTNLQATTQDGGQIALTVVDLTEEEVTVDANHPLAGQDLIFDVEVVEIVEA